One Mesomycoplasma molare genomic window carries:
- a CDS encoding ATP-binding cassette domain-containing protein: MFTLILLAVLKSIILGISFLFLFKVFDNIINNEKLYSIFIFSLLSLLMTLFNVYLNYLYKIKYKNKLLSIIHKINNEVITKISNSTPKKLEQKTSDNLLYYSYELPNQFLNYFYEPIFLLIEDVSKIIILLFILFYFHWIIGIVCLLLAIILILYFNFSLFKMTKYNYKNIDLEEENRYNIEHYLKIYEDFFFLNKREKWFRCSFSKIKTNQLKMYKNDKKFYLLDFLNQIILSISLIIPIILIATFSYYQIFNFTSSIFLISIITISFWLKTVVDIYRTIPAFKIAKDVKMEMKSFININKFNSEQEKNINFQSLEIRKSLLANFQELNLKLNLGEKLLITGKSGIGKSMLLKLITKSEELDYKGEIFWNDINIKLIQPEEIVKNITFLDSNNIVLQDSIINNITLYEKDYNIEEVKNILKILDLDIDLNLNAKNLSEGQKQKILLARVIFSKKQKIIILDETFNNIDKETAKKVREIIMKKSLIYIEVSHNLDLEKHNFDKVIELKDEKDHFKR, translated from the coding sequence ATGTTTACATTAATATTATTAGCTGTTTTAAAAAGTATAATATTAGGAATTTCATTTCTATTTCTGTTTAAAGTTTTTGATAACATTATCAATAATGAAAAATTATACTCAATATTTATTTTTTCTTTATTATCGCTTTTAATGACGTTATTTAATGTTTATTTAAATTATCTTTATAAAATAAAGTATAAAAACAAATTATTATCTATAATCCATAAAATAAACAATGAAGTAATTACTAAAATATCCAATTCTACACCAAAAAAACTTGAACAAAAAACTTCTGATAATCTTTTATACTATTCTTATGAATTACCTAATCAATTTTTGAATTATTTTTATGAGCCAATTTTTTTATTGATAGAAGATGTTTCTAAAATTATAATTTTATTATTTATATTATTTTATTTTCATTGGATAATAGGGATTGTTTGCCTTTTACTAGCTATAATACTGATTTTATATTTTAATTTTAGTTTATTTAAAATGACCAAATATAATTATAAAAATATAGATCTAGAGGAAGAAAATAGATACAATATAGAACACTATCTAAAAATTTACGAAGATTTTTTCTTTTTAAATAAAAGAGAAAAGTGATTTCGTTGTAGTTTTAGTAAAATTAAAACAAATCAACTAAAAATGTATAAAAATGACAAGAAATTTTATTTATTAGATTTTTTAAATCAAATAATTTTAAGCATTTCTTTAATAATACCTATTATTTTAATTGCAACTTTTAGTTATTATCAAATTTTTAATTTTACCAGTTCTATATTTTTAATTTCTATTATCACCATCTCTTTTTGATTAAAAACTGTTGTTGATATTTACAGAACAATTCCTGCTTTTAAAATAGCTAAAGATGTTAAAATGGAAATGAAAAGTTTTATTAATATAAATAAATTTAATTCTGAACAAGAAAAAAATATTAATTTTCAATCTTTAGAAATAAGAAAATCACTTCTAGCAAATTTTCAAGAATTAAATTTAAAACTTAATCTTGGCGAAAAATTATTAATAACAGGAAAATCAGGAATAGGTAAAAGTATGTTATTAAAATTGATAACAAAAAGCGAAGAATTAGATTATAAAGGCGAGATTTTTTGAAATGATATAAATATAAAACTAATACAACCTGAAGAAATAGTTAAAAATATTACTTTTTTAGATTCTAATAATATTGTTTTACAAGATAGTATAATAAATAATATAACTTTATATGAAAAAGATTACAATATTGAAGAAGTTAAAAACATTTTAAAAATATTAGATTTAGATATAGATTTAAATTTAAATGCAAAGAATTTAAGTGAAGGACAAAAACAAAAAATTCTTTTAGCAAGAGTCATTTTTTCAAAGAAGCAAAAAATTATAATTTTAGATGAGACATTTAATAATATAGATAAAGAAACAGCTAAAAAAGTAAGGGAAATAATAATGAAAAAATCATTAATTTATATAGAAGTATCTCATAATTTAGATTTAGAAAAACATAATTTTGATAAGGTCATAGAATTAAAAGATGAGAAAGATCATTTTAAAAGATAA
- a CDS encoding ABC transporter ATP-binding protein has protein sequence MRKIILKDKNSYFIFAYLLFLIIVNLFSLFFQIEAIKILFNFSERNSANFFVYQLLSLSLELLWQSFKSFANIFIKKQIYVITVYKKSQIFNSLKNYKPSKIKESSVTEYIFDLEINLNQYITNYVEIFYNIFWNISLFFCLLIFIIVESIILSPWILLFLLFIFFSLFSSIFFPYYAAKKTKKMNKKYLEIKKNKMAHFSDLVSNFKFFYWFNKMNNFSNSSNLTLLEIHRKNTHLYRKKSKFLFMENFINAFIEQINFISFSLITIFNPISKIIVSISESIFSSIKNLTKESLEDYKEFKINKNLEERIEKFKILDNKNEFKKYEIKEMEIKNLNLKFNNNYVFNNFNYKFLQNKKYLIKGKSGIGKTSLINILLNNLNKNYYNAEIYFNSKQAKEEDFFNLYDNLIYINNQELEYNISAESVLTLFDKIASQKNKYVKDNALIDFDLNQSFDKLSTGQKQRVKIARWFYFEEKNILILDEALSAIDKDTRIKIINNISKKKNAIIISISHYHSEEEEKEFDFILEF, from the coding sequence ATGAGAAAGATCATTTTAAAAGATAAAAATAGTTATTTTATTTTTGCATATTTATTATTCTTAATAATAGTAAATTTATTTTCATTATTTTTTCAAATAGAAGCTATAAAGATATTATTCAATTTTTCTGAAAGAAATAGTGCAAATTTCTTTGTATATCAGTTGTTATCATTAAGTTTAGAACTCTTATGACAATCATTCAAATCTTTCGCTAATATTTTTATAAAAAAACAAATTTATGTAATAACTGTTTATAAAAAAAGTCAAATATTTAATTCGTTAAAAAATTATAAACCTTCAAAAATAAAAGAAAGTAGTGTTACTGAATATATATTTGATTTAGAAATTAATTTAAATCAATATATAACAAATTATGTTGAAATTTTCTACAATATATTTTGAAACATATCATTATTTTTTTGTTTATTAATTTTTATAATAGTAGAATCGATAATTTTATCACCATGAATTTTATTATTTTTACTCTTTATATTTTTTTCTCTATTTTCATCAATATTTTTTCCTTATTATGCAGCAAAGAAAACCAAAAAAATGAATAAAAAATATTTAGAAATTAAGAAAAATAAAATGGCTCATTTTAGTGATTTAGTTAGCAATTTTAAATTTTTTTATTGATTTAATAAAATGAATAATTTTTCAAATTCATCAAATTTAACTTTATTAGAAATTCATAGAAAAAACACCCATTTATATAGAAAAAAATCTAAATTTCTCTTTATGGAAAATTTTATTAATGCCTTTATAGAACAAATAAATTTTATTTCTTTTTCTCTTATTACTATTTTCAATCCGATTAGTAAAATAATAGTTTCTATATCTGAAAGCATTTTTTCTTCTATTAAAAATTTAACAAAAGAAAGTCTAGAAGATTATAAAGAATTCAAGATAAATAAAAATTTGGAAGAAAGAATAGAAAAATTTAAAATTTTGGATAACAAAAACGAATTTAAAAAATACGAAATTAAAGAAATGGAAATTAAAAACTTAAATTTAAAATTTAATAATAATTATGTTTTCAATAATTTTAATTATAAATTCTTGCAAAATAAAAAATATTTAATTAAAGGAAAATCAGGAATAGGAAAAACTAGTTTAATAAACATTTTATTAAATAATTTAAATAAAAATTATTATAATGCCGAAATTTATTTTAATTCTAAGCAAGCTAAAGAAGAGGATTTCTTTAATCTTTATGATAATTTGATTTATATAAATAATCAAGAATTAGAATATAACATTAGTGCTGAGAGTGTATTAACTTTATTTGATAAAATAGCCTCTCAAAAAAACAAATACGTAAAGGATAACGCACTTATTGATTTTGATTTAAATCAATCTTTTGATAAATTATCAACAGGTCAAAAACAAAGAGTAAAAATAGCTAGATGATTTTATTTTGAAGAAAAAAATATTTTAATTTTAGATGAAGCTCTTTCTGCGATTGATAAAGATACTAGAATAAAAATAATTAATAATATATCGAAAAAGAAAAATGCTATTATTATATCGATTTCGCATTATCACAGCGAAGAAGAGGAAAAAGAATTTGATTTTATATTAGAATTTTAA
- the rpsJ gene encoding 30S ribosomal protein S10 — protein MNDKLKIKLKAFDHKIVDSASLKLVNLLKELKVKFSGPVPLPTKREVFTILRSVHVNKTSREQFESRTHQRLIIISNVSKEALDKIKRLELPIGAQILLDTK, from the coding sequence ATGAATGATAAATTAAAAATAAAATTAAAAGCGTTTGATCATAAAATAGTTGATAGTGCTTCATTGAAATTAGTTAATTTATTAAAAGAATTAAAAGTAAAATTTAGTGGACCTGTGCCATTACCTACAAAAAGAGAAGTATTTACTATTTTAAGATCTGTGCACGTAAATAAAACTTCACGTGAGCAATTTGAAAGTAGAACACATCAAAGGTTAATAATAATATCAAATGTTTCTAAAGAAGCATTAGATAAAATAAAAAGATTAGAATTACCAATTGGTGCTCAAATATTATTAGATACAAAATAA
- the rplC gene encoding 50S ribosomal protein L3, with protein MKGILGKKIGMTQLYTDSGNLLPVTVIEVKPNVVTQIFTKEKDGYNSVQLGLEDKKNSRQNKPEQGHFKKSNTTPKRFVKEIRNMLGFELGQNVDSSIFKVGELVDVVGTSKGKGFAGTIKRHNQAIGPKSHGGGGGSQPLRQTGSLGDISGNKVVKGMTMPGQMGNVRRTVQNLEILKIDLENNILIVKGSVPGPKNSFVIVKEAVKQLPSKTAVELVNLQETLEKNHLFELAKKHNVELHMEMSVEEMKKLLDDAQNKTEGEK; from the coding sequence ATGAAAGGAATCTTAGGAAAAAAAATTGGAATGACTCAACTATATACAGATTCGGGTAATTTATTACCAGTTACTGTTATAGAGGTTAAACCAAATGTTGTAACACAAATTTTCACAAAAGAAAAAGATGGTTATAATTCAGTTCAATTAGGATTAGAAGATAAAAAAAATTCTAGACAAAACAAACCTGAACAAGGGCATTTTAAAAAATCAAATACAACACCTAAGCGCTTCGTAAAAGAAATTAGAAATATGCTTGGTTTTGAATTAGGTCAAAATGTTGATTCTTCAATTTTTAAAGTTGGAGAACTTGTTGACGTAGTAGGAACTTCAAAAGGAAAAGGTTTTGCTGGTACTATTAAAAGACATAATCAAGCTATTGGGCCAAAATCACATGGTGGAGGGGGAGGTTCTCAACCACTAAGACAAACTGGTTCATTAGGAGATATTTCAGGAAACAAAGTTGTTAAGGGTATGACAATGCCTGGGCAAATGGGGAATGTTAGAAGAACAGTTCAAAATTTAGAGATATTAAAAATCGATCTAGAAAATAACATTTTAATAGTTAAAGGGTCTGTTCCAGGTCCTAAAAATTCATTTGTAATCGTAAAAGAAGCAGTTAAACAATTACCTTCTAAAACAGCTGTAGAATTAGTTAATTTACAAGAAACATTAGAAAAAAATCATTTATTCGAATTAGCTAAAAAACATAATGTTGAATTACACATGGAAATGTCTGTAGAAGAAATGAAAAAATTATTAGATGATGCTCAAAATAAAACAGAAGGAGAAAAATAA
- the rplD gene encoding 50S ribosomal protein L4, protein MENTVKKTPVSKRTSVKTSSTKVVVKTSKSTKTPELAKTVNLPKSVFGIETINSQAIFDVILSERASRRQGTHKVKSRAEVSGTGKKPWRQKGTGRARAGSMRSPIWVGGGRAFGPTNERNYNLKVNKKVRSLAFFGALSQLAKNNQVIVKSFKLNDYSTKSIVKELTELKVEKLRNILIISNDEKVFKSSNNLQNVVVTKVTSILVEQLIQADVLIIGKEDIKYLEGLVK, encoded by the coding sequence ATGGAAAACACTGTTAAAAAAACTCCAGTTTCAAAAAGAACATCTGTAAAAACAAGTAGTACAAAAGTGGTAGTTAAAACATCAAAATCTACAAAAACACCTGAATTAGCTAAAACTGTAAATTTACCTAAGTCAGTATTTGGTATTGAAACAATAAATTCACAGGCAATATTTGATGTAATATTATCAGAAAGAGCTTCTAGAAGACAAGGTACTCACAAAGTTAAAAGTAGAGCAGAAGTAAGCGGAACAGGAAAAAAACCTTGAAGACAAAAAGGTACAGGTAGAGCTAGAGCTGGTTCAATGAGATCACCAATTTGAGTAGGTGGAGGAAGAGCTTTTGGTCCTACAAATGAAAGAAATTACAATTTAAAAGTTAATAAAAAAGTAAGAAGTTTAGCATTTTTTGGAGCATTATCACAATTAGCTAAAAATAATCAAGTTATTGTTAAAAGTTTTAAATTAAATGATTATTCTACAAAAAGCATTGTTAAAGAATTAACAGAATTAAAAGTTGAAAAATTAAGAAATATATTAATAATATCAAACGACGAAAAAGTATTTAAATCATCAAATAATTTACAAAATGTTGTTGTGACAAAAGTAACATCAATTCTTGTAGAACAATTAATTCAAGCAGATGTTTTAATTATCGGAAAAGAAGATATCAAATATTTAGAAGGGTTGGTTAAATAA
- the rplW gene encoding 50S ribosomal protein L23, with the protein MNINEIIKYPILTEKSYSKMNEGVYVFAVDRRTNRSEVKKAVEFIFDVKVEKVNIFNVPKKATKLGRFKGFTNSYKKAIVKLVEGQTIAILNEDVDTISASEENNLKVEETKKEVKTSKSAEEVAKKVSEKLAKK; encoded by the coding sequence ATGAATATAAATGAAATAATTAAATATCCAATTCTAACTGAAAAAAGTTATTCAAAAATGAATGAAGGCGTTTATGTTTTTGCTGTTGATAGAAGAACAAATAGAAGCGAAGTTAAAAAAGCTGTTGAATTTATTTTTGATGTAAAAGTAGAAAAAGTTAATATTTTCAATGTTCCTAAAAAAGCAACTAAATTAGGAAGATTCAAAGGTTTTACTAATTCATATAAAAAAGCAATTGTTAAATTAGTAGAAGGTCAAACAATAGCAATATTAAACGAAGATGTAGATACAATTAGTGCATCTGAAGAAAATAATTTAAAAGTTGAAGAAACTAAAAAAGAAGTAAAAACTTCAAAATCTGCAGAAGAAGTAGCAAAAAAAGTTTCAGAAAAATTAGCTAAAAAATAA
- the rplB gene encoding 50S ribosomal protein L2, with translation MAIKHYKPTSNGRRGMTSLDYKQNLSGHEPEKSLLVTLPKKSGRNNQGKITTRHKGGRNKRKYRIIDFKRNKDNIYGTIKTIEYDPNRSANISLVVYSDGEKRYILSPKGIKIGQKIISGEKVDILEGNSLPLYNIPEGTVVHNIEMQPGGGGIIARSAGASAQIQGKDEDGKYVVLKLKSGEYRRILSRCRATIGVVGNEEHSLVNIGKAGRNRHLGIRPTVRGSVMNPIDHPHGGGEGKQPIGRKSPLTPWGKKALGVKTRNNKKSSTKLIIRRRKESK, from the coding sequence ATGGCAATTAAGCATTATAAACCTACTTCAAATGGACGTCGTGGTATGACTAGCCTTGACTATAAACAAAATTTATCAGGTCATGAACCTGAAAAAAGTTTATTAGTAACTTTACCTAAAAAATCAGGTAGAAATAATCAAGGTAAGATAACTACTCGTCATAAAGGTGGGAGAAATAAAAGAAAATACCGTATTATAGATTTTAAAAGAAATAAAGATAATATTTATGGAACAATTAAAACAATTGAATATGATCCAAATAGATCAGCAAATATTTCTTTAGTTGTTTATTCAGATGGGGAAAAACGTTACATACTTTCTCCTAAAGGTATCAAAATAGGTCAAAAAATTATTTCTGGTGAAAAAGTTGATATTTTAGAAGGAAATAGTTTACCTTTATACAACATACCTGAAGGTACTGTGGTACATAATATAGAAATGCAACCTGGTGGAGGAGGAATAATAGCTCGTTCTGCTGGTGCATCTGCTCAAATTCAAGGTAAAGATGAAGATGGGAAATATGTTGTTTTAAAATTAAAATCAGGTGAATATAGAAGAATTTTATCAAGATGTAGAGCAACAATAGGTGTAGTTGGAAATGAAGAACACTCACTAGTTAACATAGGTAAAGCTGGTAGAAATAGACATTTAGGTATTAGACCTACAGTTCGTGGTTCTGTTATGAACCCTATTGATCACCCACATGGTGGAGGGGAAGGAAAACAACCTATTGGTAGAAAATCTCCATTAACCCCATGAGGTAAAAAAGCTCTTGGAGTTAAAACTAGAAATAATAAAAAATCTTCAACTAAATTAATTATAAGAAGAAGAAAGGAAAGTAAATAA
- the rpsS gene encoding 30S ribosomal protein S19 encodes MARSLKKGPFADLSLLKKVELMNEQKNKKPIKTWSRRSTIFPQFVGLTFQVHNGKIFNDVFITDDMVGHKLGEFSPTRTYTGHGADKGKKK; translated from the coding sequence ATGGCTAGATCACTTAAAAAAGGTCCATTTGCTGATTTATCTTTACTAAAAAAAGTTGAATTAATGAATGAACAAAAAAATAAAAAACCAATAAAAACATGATCTAGAAGATCTACAATCTTTCCTCAATTTGTTGGTTTAACATTCCAAGTTCACAATGGAAAAATTTTTAATGATGTTTTTATTACAGATGATATGGTAGGACATAAGTTAGGAGAATTTTCTCCAACTAGAACTTATACAGGACATGGTGCAGATAAAGGGAAGAAAAAATAA